The Manihot esculenta cultivar AM560-2 chromosome 8, M.esculenta_v8, whole genome shotgun sequence genomic interval ATCCAACTGGATGTATCCACTGCGATGTCTGGTAGATTGAGCATTATATGGTCCTCTCTTCAATGTGTTCTTCCAAGATCTGAGGGAAGTTCATTAGGTTATTATCAAGAACTGTAGATCATTCTAATTGATATATTTCTACTCTGTGTACATTGGCTTCCTTTATTCTCTACAGAATGGATGAGTCCTTGAGTTTGAAGAGTCTTGGGCTTTCAGACGTTTGCCTTGCCACTCTAGCATCCGAAGGTGAGTGTTACTATCCCCTGATGGGCACAGTGGTCTGTGGATACTGTAGAAACTTCTTACATATGCTTTTACTCAGTTGAACTGCAAATTATACTGATTTTGCTCTGTGCTGGTTGGATTTCATGCTAAGTGCAGCTTATACTATTTATTTGTACAAGTTAGATTTTGCTCGACTTATTTGGTGCTTTATAGGAACTTCATATTTCACATGTGTGTGCAGCAAACAATAAGATAGATGATCCTGATGTATTCAGGAGAGAATCAATGAAGTAAGTTGTTGAATATTTGGAGTCATTTATGTTAAATGAGGAGTCTCcagttttttctttgcttgttcTCTAAATTATCCACTTTAGGCATTATGGTGATAAAGGATATAACATAAGGAATCCAGACCAAAATGCTGTAGATATCCTTGAAGTAACTGAAGGTGGGTGTCATTCATTAATGTTTTTTACCAATTAAGGTTCTCATTGTCATTTTCTGAGTGGTTCAACTTGAGCAATGTCAAGACCTAATGGCAAGATTGCTATTGTTTATTGTGAAATATAGGGAAAATCGAAGGTGATCTGCAGCCGGCTGGTACTCCTGGGGCCCTAATACATGTATCAAAAGATGATTATGGAAGTCTGCCTTCGTACATGAAAAGTCTGACATCATGGGAGGTATCTATTTTTCTATGTTTCAATGATTCCATTTGAATTTCACAACCTACACATATTATAGATTTACAAGACTCTGTTGTCCAAAGCCAGCTATGGGTGATTCAGGAAGTGccttgtttattattattatttttttaaatatttgcaAGAAGATATGGAATGTAGAACATCCGGATAATCTTGTTTCTTCTGAGAGTTGGGGATTAGGATTAGATGAAGTTGACAATAGATGAATAGTAACAACGTATCTTACGATTTAAAGAACGTTAAGGAAAATTAAGTACGATACTTAATGAAGAAGTATGCCCGTACTTATCACTTTTGCTATTTATCTGTATGTATTTTCATTAGAGGATTTAAACTCAAACTCACATCCACATACAAGTGATCCATGATACGGGATAGCACTATTAAACTGTTCATATCTAAAcacttcttgttttttttttttttttcgctcTCTTTTGCCCTTTTGAAATTATTCTCGATGGCTGTTGGACGAgggttatttatttttattttttatggcctGCGTTAATtggagacaactcttcccttGACTGTATGTGAAGAATATTGTGGTCACTAATGTTGCAGGATCTGCTAGAGGCTGTTGAGAAAATAAACTGTCGCCTGAGgaagaaagagaaaacaaaGAGCGGCATCTATTTCCACCAAGATGAAATTGCATCGCTGGGATTGGGTATGTACAAGTCAATACTTCAGCTATTATTAATGGGAAATGCGTCAAAATCCATGCCATGATATTTCATTTTTCGAATGTGCCTCTAGTTTTGGCAATTTCAAAAATTCCATTCTGCCAAAGAGATGGCTGTTACTTGCAATGGGTAATGACATGCGTTTGTCTTTGATGATATTTTGTTTTTCAGGTCCTAAAGCAAGAACTTATCTGCTGCTGCTAATGCGCATGAATCAGTTGGTGGTTGAGACAATTGATGGTTTAATTTCCTATAAGGTTTTATCAACGAGATAAGACGTCTATGAGGCTCAATGCAACGTGAAACGGATTAGCAAGATTTTCTCTCAAAACATAGACAAGTCTGTAAAACATTTTTAAGGGTAGAGATTTAAGGATACGCCTGGGAAGCCTTTATTTCCCTCTTTGAAATGGTTTTTCAGCCTGGGTTGGATCTGGAGTGACAGTTGAAATTAATTGGCTTCATATACAAATGCATTTTTAACCAACAAATTTCATCTtcctatttcatttaaaaatcccTTAAAATTTGCTATTTAACGAAATATTACTTGAAACAATTGAGGAAAATGGACAAGTTCTTGAAAATCACTCTGGACAGCAGAGCATTACAACTCTTCTACAGGAAGCCAGAGCCCAAGACTGTAAATTCAACCAACCATTTTACAAAGACTATCCCTGAGAGACAATAAATTTGAccaaaaaagaggaaaagaatTAAAATGTCAA includes:
- the LOC110620739 gene encoding uncharacterized protein LOC110620739 — protein: MEDSISIFSNALASFCNHLQTSCDALKQSVDRRPIPLDSASSTFIQCLNRRVSAVTSDLSLLESMSFGTVSFEELLGHCNEVYKKNQSDLIQLEDRLKDFGYVPEEVVEIDYQDKHSSIPTALDLEDKDVLDLPSYCRPVSAVSSIMKNLEEDPLMDESLSLKSLGLSDVCLATLASEANNKIDDPDVFRRESMKHYGDKGYNIRNPDQNAVDILEVTEGKIEGDLQPAGTPGALIHVSKDDYGSLPSYMKSLTSWEDLLEAVEKINCRLRKKEKTKSGIYFHQDEIASLGLGPKARTYLLLLMRMNQLVVETIDGLISYKVLSTR